The uncultured Trichococcus sp. DNA window CAGCTCGATCATGAACTATGTGCGCGCCGAGAAACGCCGCGAAAAGATGGGTCATCCGATGAGCGATTTGTCCTTGCATATGGTCTTCACTGGAAACCCCGGCACAGGCAAGACCACCATCGCGCGGCTGATCAGTCAAATCCTGAAATCCATCGGGGTGCTGAAGCGCGGACACATGATCGAAGTCACAAGGGAAGAGCTGGTCGGGCAGTACGTCGGCCAGACCGGACCGAAGACATTGGAGAAAATCAAGGAAGCGTACGGCGGCGTCTTGTTCATCGATGAAGCCTACTCCCTGTATTCCGCCTCCGAAAACGACTTCGGTTATGAAGCCATCAGTACGCTGATCAAGGAGATGGAGGACAACCGCGACAAGCTGGTCGTCATCATGGCGGGCTATCCTAGCGAGATGGAGCAGATGCTCAGCATGAACTCCGGTATCCGCAGCCGGATCGCCTACACGGTCGATTTCCCGGATTACGACAGCGAAGAACTTACGGAAATTTTCCACATGGCCGCCACCCAGCAAGGTTTTGTGCTGACGGAAGAAGCCCAGGAGAAAGTGAAGAATCTGTTCTTACAGTCCTATACGACGCGCGACAGCCATTTCGGAAATGCCCGTACGGCCAGGAGCCTCTTCGAGAAGGCGAAGCTGCACCAAAGTAACCGCTTGGCCGAAGATGAGGATGCAGATCTGTTCACAATCCTGCCGGAAGACATCGAAGAAATGTAGCGGACAAACAAAAAAACTTCTGCACCGGGGATGATTACCCTAGGCAGAAGTTTTTTTCTATTGATCATCGTTTTTTGATTTCTCGATCCCGGCAATACCGAAAGCGCCTGGTCCGCCATGGGAAGTGATGACGCCGCCGGTCTGGACCCAAGTGACGTCCTGGAAACCTTTTTCCTTCGCGTAGTTTTCCATTTGGGTCATGATTTCTTCATCCAAGCCAAGCGATTGGATGAGGTACAGCTTTTTGTCATCGATGGCGTAAGCTTTCAGGTAGTCATCAAAAAAATCGACAACAACACGGCTCATCTTGCCGCGGTATTTTTTTGTGGAAACCAATTTGCCGTCAATCAATTCGATTGTCGGTTTGATCTTCAGCAGCGAGGCCCCCAGATAGGTTGCGTTGGAGACGCGGCCGCCTGCCCGCAGGAACTCGAGACCGGATGGCATGAATGAGAAGTGCGTGCGCGGCACAACTGCTTCGATGGCGGAAACCAGTTTTTCGACTGCTATCTCCGGCTCCCTTTCGAGCAGATCAGCGGCATAAAGCACGATAGCGGCCAAGCCACCGGATACGTTCAGGGCATCGATAAGGTGAATGTCCCCGAAATCTTCCGCCGCCAACACGGCACTCTGGAATGAGGAAGAGGCCTTGGAGGTGTAGCCGATATGCACGATGACGCTGTCAGGATGCTCAGCGCGGATTTTTTCGAAAAAGGAGGCATATTCATTCGGATTGGTTGCGGTCGTGGAAGGCGTTTTTTTGGTCCGCTCGTAATAATCATACAGAACTGTGACCGGGAAAGATCCATCCAGATGATCGATATCATCCATGATGACGTGCATCGGCACAATCCGGATATTGTGTTTCTTTGCCAAATCAGTGGGGATATCCGCGCCGCTTTCAGTCGTAAGGATTACTTTGCTCATGCTGTTCCTCCGTCTCCAATGGTCAAATATGTTATTGCCAATGGACTCAATTTGTTGGTTCCAATATACCACACTTTTAGTGCCCAACCAAAAAGTGTTATGATGGAATCAGAAACAGAAAGGGATGATGAGGCATGGCCAAGAGAGGTAAAAACCGTAAATCGGATGTTGTGACGATGCTTGCGGTTGCAGGGTATGTGCTGATCTTGGTGTTTGGTTTTCCAGCAGCTGAGAAAGCGGGCGATTTTTATCCGGCGTTGATGGTTTTGGCGGGAATCGCCGTTCTGTTCGCGATTGTCTACTACCATTCGCGCGTGAATGCGTACGTCTGCCCACAATGCCGGCGGAAATTCAAAATCAACTTCCTGACGGATTTGCTGTCGCTGAACGGAGGCAAGCAAGGCAAACGCTTGACTTGCCCGCATTGCGGCTTCCAAGGTTGGATGCAGGAGACGGCGTCTGACGAAAAATAATAAAAAAGCAACCTCATTTTACCGAGGTTGCTTAGTGAAAGGTCAATTATTTAGCTGCTTTTTCCAGATGCTTGCTGCGCAGTTGGCCACAGGCGGCATCGATGTCGGTGCCGTGTTCCTTGCGGATGACGCAGTTGATGTTGTTCTTTTTGAGGATATCGTAGAATGCCAGAATATCCTTTTTGGTGCTGCGCTCGTATTTGATGTGCTCGGCAACCGGATTGTAAGGGATCAGGTTCACATAGGACAGGTGACGCTTATCCTTCAATAAGGCGACCAATTCGTGCGCTTGCTCCGGTCTGTCGTTAACACCAGAGATCATGATATATTCGAAAGTGATGCGGCGGTTTGTCTTTTCCAGATACTCATCGATGGCGGACATGACTTCCTTCAGCGGGTGTTTGCGGTTGATGCGCATCATGCGGCTGCGGATTTCGTCGTTCGGTGCGTGTAGGGACAACGCCAAGTTGACTTGCAGTCCGTTATCAGCGAATTCGCGGATCTTCGGAGCCAATCCGCTGGTGGAAACGGTGATATGGCGCGCGCCGATTGCCAACCCTTTGGCATGGTTGACGATGTTCAGGAAGGCGATGACATTGTCGTAGTTGTCGAACGGTTCGCCGATGCCCATCACAACGATGTGGCTGACGCGTTCGCCGTTGCCTTTTTCATCCAAGTAATGCTGGATCTGCATGATCTGGGCAACGATTTCGCCGGCAGTCAGATCGCGTTGTTTGCGTTTCAGGCCGCTTGCGCAGAATGTGCAGCCGATATCGCAGCCGACTTGCGTTGTGACGCAGACGGACAGCCCGTATTCCTGACGCATCAGGACGGTTTCGATCATCAGCTTGTCTTCCAGTTGGAAGAGATATTTCGTGGTGCCGTCCGCCGATTCCTGGACGACCACTTGATTCAGGGGCTGCAGCAGGAAGTTGTCGGAGAGAAGGGCAACCAAATCTTTTGACAAATTCGTCATTTCCGAGAAATCGAGGACGCGTTTGATATAGAGCCAGTCCCAGATTTGTTGGGCACGGAATTTTTTCTGGCCTTGTTCCAACAACCAAGCTTCCAGCTGATCCAAAGTCAATCCATAAATAGAAGGTGTATTCATTTTACTTTCCTTTCTTTACCGTTCAAATTTTCAATCCATATCATAACATATTTTTCTGAAAAGGGAATGACTTCCGTAAAAGAAGTGAAAGCCAGTTTTCAATACAGGGATAGGAGTGGCTAAAATGGAAGAAAAAAACCAAACAACAACGATTGACGACTACATCAACCAATACCCGGAGGACGTCAGGGTGATTTTGGAGGAAATGAGGCAAGCCATCAAGGAAGAGGCGCCAGATGCGACCGAGAAAATCAGCTATCAGATGCCGACCTTCTACCTGAACGGGAACCTGGTGCATTTTGCTGTGCAGAAAAATCATATCGGCTTCTATCCGGCACCGAGCGGCGTTGCGGCATTCAAGCAAGAACTGACGGATTACAAGACCTCGAAAGGTGCCATCCAATTTCCGCTGACGAAACCTATCCCATACGAGCTTGTGCGCCGGATCGTCCGCTTCCGGGTCGAAGAAGCAAGGGAGAAAAAGAAACGGGCTAAGTAAAGAACGGATTATTTACCAAATTTGATATGGGAAAAGGAGAAGTGATGAAAACGTTCTCTTTTCGCCCCGGTTTTGCCATGTTTTCGCCACACTTCTTTTCTATACTGAACCTGTAGAAAAGAAGATCACGAAACATACAAAAAAGGGAGCGAATCGAAATGAAAAAATGGCGGAACGGAATTGTAGGCGGAGCTTTGGCAGTCTTATTGTTCAGCGGCACAGGCATCATGGCATCCGAGGACGAAGAGTTATATGGAGCAGCAGCGGTCAGCGAAGGCGAAACCTATACAATGGAAGAAATGTTGCTGTATGCCATCCAGGATGAATACATGGCCGAAGTTTCCTATGACGCGATCATGGAGGCGTACGGAACAGTTAAACCGTTCACGAACATCGCCAAGGCGGAAGGCACACACATCTCCTTGCTGTTGCCGCTGTTCGAGACTTACGGGTTGGAAGTTCCTGAAAACGAAGCGGTTGAGCATATTGAACTGCCTGCGACTTTGGCTGAGAGTTTTGAAGAGGGCGTGGCAGGCGAAATCAAAAACATCGCTATCTATGAGCAGTTCCTGCAGAACGAAGAGTTGCCGGATGATGTCAGAAGCGTCTTTGAACGTCTGATGGCCGCATCCGAAAACCATTTGGCCGCTTTTGAACGCGGAGTTGCCGGAAATCCCGACGGAGTCGGCAGAAAAAAATGAATGTGAATTCCATACAGAATAAGCCCCGCGCAGAATATTTTGCGCGGGGCTTGTTCTGTATATGTGTTTAATCTGCCGGTTGTCCGATAACCGCGAAGACCTGTACGGAAAAGCGTGCGAAAAAAATCAGAAAAAAATATGAAAACTGACAGGAGAGGCTAAAACCGCAGTGATCGGGTGTATAATGGAGGTGTGGGTAGCATAAAATCAGTTCGCAAAATGTAAGCGCTGTTATCTTTGGAGGGGATGATGTGATGGGAACGGAAGGCGTCATCTTGGCCGCCGGGAGGTCCTCCCGGATGGAAGGAAGAGTTAAAATGGTGATGGATTTGAATGACAGGACTGTAATCGAAAGAAGCATCGATAGTCTGTGTCCGTTCTGCAGCCGCATCGTTGTCGTGACGGGGTTCCATGCCGAAACAGTGATGGAATCGGCCGGCCACTACCGGGAAGTCGACCTCGTGCACAATCCGGATTGCGAAGAAGGCATGTTCTCCTCCTTGCGATTGGGTTTGCGGCATACGGAAGGGGAACGTGTCCTAATCCTGCCGGGCGACTGTCCGTTCATTCCCAATGAAATCTGTGAAAAACTGCTGCAAAGTAAAGGGGATATCGTGTTGCCTGCCTATCACGGAAAGAATGGACACCCGGTTCTGTTGAGCCGTCGGGCGATAGAGGACCTGTTGGCGGATGAGTGCTGCCAAAGCCTGCAGGAATATATAAGCGCAAACAAAGCGGAAATCATCACAGTGGACAGTCCGGAGATTCTTTGGGACATCGATACGCTGGAGGATTACGCTAAGGCAGTGAACTATTTTCAAGAGAAAGAACAGAGGTGAAGAGATGGAAACCATAAGTAAATCCATCAAGCGTTTCGATTTTGACGATAAGGTGGAAGGGAAAGCCAAATACTGCGCCGATCTGCATCCGGAGGGGATGCTCTACGCAAGGACTTTGCGCTCCGGGGTTCCGCGCGCAAAAATTCGTGCGGTCCGTTTACCGGAACTGCCGGAAGGGTACACGATCATTGATCACCATGATATCCCCGGCAAGAACATCGTGCCGATCGTCTACGAGGATCAGCCGTTTTTGGCCGTGGATGAAGTCAATTACATCGGGCAGCCGATCCTTTTGGTTGTCGGTGCGGATAAGGAAGTCATCTTCGACATCATCGGAAAAATAGAAGTGGACTACGAATTGCTGCCACCGATCCTGTCGATCGAGGACGCCATGGAACGAACGGATTCTTTCATTTACGGCGATAAGCCTTATTTTGTTGCTTACGATTATGCAAAAGGCGATCCGGATAAAGCCATCAAACAGGCAGTCCGGGTGATCGAAGATGAATTCCGAACTGGCTACCAGGAGCATGTCTATCTGGAAACACAGGCGATGTTGGCAATCTATGACGGCGAACGCGTTTCCGTCTATGGCTCGATGCAATGTCCGTATTACATCCATAGCGGTCTGAAGCAGGCACTCGGCTGGAGGGACGACCAGGTGCGTGTCGTCCAGTTGCCTACGGGCGGAGGCTTCGGAGGCAAGGAGGAGTATCCTTCAATCCCGGGAGTCCACGCTGCTTTGGCAGCCATCAAGACGGGCAAACCGATCCAATTGGTGTTCGATCGGCCGGAAGACATCCGCGCTTCGACCAAGCGCCACCCCAGCATCATCCGGATCAAGAGCCATCTGGATGCGGAAGGGCGCATCATCGCCAGGGAATTCGACGTCAAGTTGGATGCCGGAGCCTATGCGGGCCTTTCCAGCATCGTGTTGCAACGTACAATCTTCTCTGTTTGTGGCGTTTATGATATTCCGAATCTGAAAGTTACGGGGAAAGCCTATGCGACCAACAACATCGTGACCGGCGCTTTCCGCGGCTTCGGCGGACCGCAGGCATTCTTTGCCATCGAAATGCATATGGAACATATCGCAACCGAATTGGGCGTCGATCCGCTGGAATGGCGGAGGAGATATTTCCTGAAAAAAGGGGACACCTCCTCGACCAGCGGCATTTTCTATTCAGACATCAAACTGGCTGAAATCGCCGATGCTGTGAACCGACTGTCCGATTATCAGAAGAAGCATAGCGCATTCGGCTCCGACGAGCGGAAGGATTCCTTGCAGGGAATCGGCTGCTCATTCTTCTTCCATGGCTGCGGCTTCACAGGAGCTGGCGAAGCGGAACTGCTGAAATCAAGAGTGAAACTGAAGAAGTATGCGGACGGAACGGTGGGGATTTTTGTATCGAGTACGGAAATCGGCCAAGGGGCTCTGACCACCTTGCGTAAAATCGTCGCTGAAGCCTTGGGAATTCCGATCGGAAAAACCAAACTGACCTATCCCGACACGGCGGACTGTCCCGATTCCGGCCCAACTGTCGCATCGCGGACGGTCATGATCGTCGGCCGGTTGCTGCAGGAATGCGCCGGGGAGGTCAAGAGACGGTGGACTGAGGAAACATTCGAAGTGTTGAAGGATTATGTTTATCCGGAACAGCTTTCCTGGGACAGCGAGAAGTTGACCGGGAATGCTTATCCGGAATATTCCTGGGGAGCTAATGTCGTCGAAGTGGCAGTCAATCCGCTGACGTATGAAGTCGAAACCAAAGGCGTTTGGGCGGTTTACGATATCGGAACGCCGATAGACGAAAAAATCGTACAAGGACAGATTGAAGGTGGCATCGTGCAAGGATTGGGGTACGCAGCCATGGAAAGGCTGCAGACCAAAGAAGGCAGACTGCTGCAGGACAGTCTTTCCGAATATCTGATTCCAGCAGCTGTGGATTTTCCGCGGATTGTCCTTGAATTGATCGAAAACCCTTATGCAGGAGGGCCGTTCGGTGCCAAAGGATTAGGGGAGTTGCCGATGGTCGGAACCGCTCCGGCATTTGCGGCCGCTGTGGAACAGGCAATCGGCAAAAAAATCGATTGTATCCCGGTGACCCCGGAATACATAAGGGAGCTGATGACATGATGGAAGTCATTTCTTTCAAACTGAATGGGCAAGCAGTCGAGCTGAAGACGGAACCTGCCAGAAGGCTGCTCGATATCATCAGGGAGGATTTTGATTGCAAAGGAGCCAAGGAAGGCTGCGGGGAAGGAGAGTGCGGCGCCTGCGCCGTGCTGCTGGATGGCCGTTTGGTCAATTCCTGTCTGATCACGGCAGCTATGGCGGTCGGAAAAGACATCTGGACCATCGAAGGCTATCGGGAGACGGAAAGGTTCCAACTGCTGAAGAACAAGCTGGCGGAGCACGGCAGCGTCCAATGCGGTTTCTGCACGCCAGGCATCATCATGGCGGCGGAGGCACTGCTGTCGAAGACCCCTCATCCTAGTGAAGAGGAAGTAAGGGAAGGCATTTCCGGGAACCTGTGCCGTTGTACCGGCTATACGATGATCGTAGATGCCATCCTGGCCGCAGCAAGGGAAGGTGAAGGATTATGGTGAAAGTGTTCACTCCGGATACGCTGGCGGAGGCGCTCAGCATCAGGAATTTGCACGAGACCCTCATCATCAATGGCGGAACTGATGTGATGGTGAAATACAGATGCTGGAACGGCATGAAGCCGGATTTTCCGCTGGATGTGCTCCATATCGGAAACCTTCCGGAACTTAAGCGTATCGAAATCTCAGAAGGGAGCCTTACGATCGGCGCAGCTGTAACGCTTGCCGACCTGTTGGAGCATCCGCTGGTGCCGGAATACATCAAACTTCCGATTCGTCAATTGGCTTCCCCTGCGATCCGCAACATGGGAACACTCGCAGGGAACCTCTGCAATGCCTCTGCATCGGCAGACAGTCTGCCGATGCTGTATGCGCTCGATGCGGAGGTAACGTTGGCATCCGCGTGCGGAACGCGCAAGCTTCCGGTCAAACAATTTATCACCTTTGCTAAACAGACGCTGCTCCATCGCGATGAACTGATGACGGAGATCACAATTCCGCTTGCCGACTACACAGTCTCCTATTACAGGAAAATCGGCGGCAGGAAAGTCAATGCCATTTCTAAAGCGAGTTTCTATGCTGTGGGAATCAAGAAGGGCGGTATCGTCGAAGACGTGCGGATTGCATTCGGTTCCGTAGCTCCGACTGCCGTCAGGGACAGGGCCTGCGAAGAGATTTTGATGGGGACAGCGGAAACGGAACTGGATGCAAAAATAGAACCGTTGCGCACGCGATACGGGGAGTTGTTTGCACCGTTGGATGATAGCCGCTCCACGGCGGACTATCGGCGGCACGTATCGCTGCAGTTGTTGGAGGATTTCATCGGGAGGGGGCTGGCGAAATGAATAAAAAAGCCATTCAGATTGTCTATTGGGGTTCGCTGTGGGGGTTAGCCGAGGCGACGCTGGGATATGTGCTGCATATGGCCGCGATCCAATTGCCCGGCGTTCCGGGATTCGTGATGTTTCCTGTTGCTTTTTATTTTATGAGGAAGGCTTACTTAGCTACAGGAAAGCCCGGGGCGGTCTTTCAGGTGGCGCTGGTGGCGGCTTTGATCAAGTGCTGCGATTTCCTGATTCCGGGAAACATCCCAATCAGGATACTCAATCCGGCCTTGTCCATCTTGTTGGAAGGCCTGGCCGTGGCATTCGTATTCGTCTATGCCGAAAGGAGGAAAACTGCTGTCGGATTTGCATCGGTTTTTTCGATGGGTGTCCTGTGGCGTTCGGTCTTTCTCTTCTATCTCTTCCTGATTTCGATGATCGATCTCCCGGCCGCGCTTGTGACGGACGGATTGCAGGTAAGCCTGCGCTTCCTGCTCTTGGAAAGTCTCGTGAATGCGATTTTGATGGTTGCTTATCTGAAATTTGAAAACACAGAGCACAGGGGCGCTGTACGCCCCGTGGTTGCATATGCGGTGCTGGCTGCGGCCATTATCCTGACACTTGTACTGTAGAGGTAACAACATGGGACAAGTGACTATCATCACCGGTGAAATGGACGCCGGGAAAACAACTGAATTGATTCGACGCTACCATGAGTTGCCCGGCGGTACGGCCGACGGTTTCGCCAGCATCAAAGTTTTTTCGAAGCAGGGCGGGTTTGAAGGGTATGATCTGAAGCGGTTGGCGACCGGAAAAACCGTTCCTTTCATCAGATTGAGCAGGCCTGCTGAAGTGCCATCTCAGCAGGACAGCTTCATATTTGACCGTTTTACATTCCTGAGGGAGCCCCTTGCGGCTGCCGAACAAGTCATTCGGGACAGCCTTTCCGATTCGTCTATCCGGACCGTCCTGCTGGATGAAATCGGGCCGGTCGAACTGCAAGGGAAGGGCTTCTGCGGGGCGTTGAAGGTTCTGTTGGAGAGCGACAAGGAGCTTTACCTGTGCGTCAATCGAAAGAATCTGGATCCGGTGAGTTCATACTTTGAGATAAGAGATTACAGTCTGGTTGAAGCGAATAACTGATTGACTTGCCAAAAAAATGACTCTATAGAGAGATCGGGACGACAAAACGTCTCGGTCTCTTTTGCATGATAATCAAGTTTCGACAAGAGTGAAATGACTCTTTACGTATTTAAGCAGTGAAAAGATGTAAGAGTGAAGATATGACCACTCTTATTTATTGTAAACGGCATCATATGGTTCGAAACGTTACATAAGGAATGCTTTAGTAATTAAATAACTGGAAGTGATTTAATGTGATTAGGGGTAATATTGTTATTGTAAACGCTGCCTTTCGCGAAGCTAGTGTAAAAATATGGAGGTGTCTGTGATGTCAAATCAAGAATTGGCGAAGAAAATTTTGAATTTAGTCGGTGGGAAAGAAAATGTTGATAAATTAATTCATTGTGCAACAAGACTGAGATTTAGTCTAAAGGATGAGTTCAAAGCGAAGACGGATGAATTGAATGACACAGAGGGTGTGTTGAAAGTTGTGCAAGGCGGCGGGCAATATCAAGTCGTAATAGGAAATGATGTAAAAGATATCTATTCTGAACTAGTTCCGTTGCTCAGTAAGGGCGACGCTCAAGGATATACAGAAATTGATGAAGAAACGACCGCCAAAAAAACATTGCTTTCAAGAGTACTGGATGTTTTTATCACGGTCATGGTGCCGATGGTCGGTGTGATGAGTGCTGCCGGAATTTTGAAAGGTTTGCTGGCGCTGTTTACTACTGCAGGCTGGATGATTACTGATAGTGGCACATATAGGTTGCTTTTCACAGCAGCGGACAGCATCTATTATTTCCTTCCGATTTTTATCAGCTACACGGCATCGAAGAAATTTAATATGAATACATTTACTGCTATGGCGATAGGTGCTAGCATAGTGTATCCGACTGTCAGTCAGATCATGAGTCAAGAACCTCTTTACATATTATTTTCTGATACTATTTTTGCAACCCCGGTATTTATTGCTTTTGCGGGTATTCCTGTTTTGCTGATGAGTTATACCACAACAATTATTCCTGCAATTCTGGCTATACTTGTCGGGTCAAAGGTAGAAAAACAAGTTGATAAAGTGACTCCTAAATTGTTGAAGAGCTTTATGGTGCCATTTTTCACTCTTACAATCACAGTCGCGTTAACTTATCTTGTAATTGGTCCAATTTCTGTTCTATTAAGCCAGGCACTTGGTCAAATGATCCTGTATACATATAATATCAACTCAACTATTGTAAGCGCGTTATTGGGGGCTTTCTGGTTGCCGATGGTACTTCTTGGCATACATGGGGCAGTTGTTCCGATCGCATTCTCCAATTTATTTTCCATGGGCTATGATGTGATACTCCCCATGATAGCAGGGCATTCGTTCGCTGTAGCAGGTATTGTTCTTGGAATTGCTTTAAGAACAAAAGACACCAAATTGAAATCGATAGGGTATTCAGCTTCAATCTCAGCATTTTTGGTAGGAGTAACGGAACCGGCCCTATACGGAATTTTACTTGCCAGGAAGAAATTCTTTGTCATTACTTGCGTTCTTTCAGGAATTGCTGGAGGAATAATGGGTGCTACCAATTCAGTATTGTATCAATTGAGCGGGCAAGGAATCTTTGCGGTTCCTAGTTTCATCAAACCTGGAGAAAACGGGCTGCCGTTAGGCTTTGTTGTTAACATCGCAATTTCAATCGGCGCTTTTGTTATAGGATTAGTTATCGCATATACATTGTTCAAAGATACCGAAGAAAACAAGATTGAAGTCAGAGAGTTGAGTGAAATAAATGGATAATAAATTTCCGGATAATTTTTTGTGGGGCGCAGCTTCCTCAGCGAACCAATCCGAGGGCGGATATAAAGAAGGCGGGAAAGGCTTAACCTTAACAGATGTATTCCCGAATGCAAGTTCTGGCCGATTCGAGGCTATGCAACACTTTGATGAGGCGCTAAACAAAAAGTTTGACTACTGCCCCAGTCATATCGCCACCGATTTTTACCACCGTTACGAGGAAGATATTAAGTTATTGAACGAGATGGGAGTAAAGGTTTACAGAACATCAATAAATTGGGCGAGAATATATCCTAAAGGTAATGAAAAAATACCGAACCAGGAAGGACTTTCTTTCTACCGTAAAGTTTTTGAAACTTGTCATGAATACGGGATAGAACCTGTCATTACATTAAACCACTTCGATACGCCACTTTACCTGTACGAAAAATATGGCGGTTGGTCGGATCGGAAGCTTGTGGATTATTTCGTTCGTTATGCAAAAACGGTAATGTCCGAATACAAGGAGCTTGTGAAATATTGGTTGCCGTTCAACGAAATCAATATGGTTGCGCACATTCCGCTTGTGGGAGGGCTTGTGAATGTCCATGGAAAGGAAAATCCTGCACAGTTGATTTACGATGCGGCACATAATCAACTTCTGGCTAATGCCTTGACTGTAAAGGCTGCAAGGGAAATAAACAGTGCATTTCGTGTGGGAAGTATGCTGGCCGCAGGGAAATATTATGCGAATACATGTGCCCCGGAGGATGTGTTGACAGGTATTTACAAAGACTGGATGGATTATCTTTTTACAGATGTTCAAGTTTTTGGAAAGTACCCTTTCTATATCAAAAGATACTTTAAAGAAAACAAGGTTACTTTAAATATAAGCAAAGAAGATGAAGAAATTCTTATGAACAATACTGTTGATTTTGTTGCCCTCAGCTATTATTCTTCGCGAGTTGTAAGCGGAGACACCGGCAATAAAGATTTTGGCAGTGGGAATGTCGCAAAAACGTTGCGTAATCCGTATTTAGAAACGACATCATGGGGATGGCAAATTGATCCGATAGGACTGAGGATTGTTCTGAATGAACTTTATGATCGCTATGAAAAACCACTTTTCGTTGTTGAAAACGGACTGGGGGCTACAGACGAGTTGTTGGATGATGACAGAGTGGAGGATGATTATCGAATCCGTTTTCATCAACAACATATAGCGCAGATGCGGGAAGCGATTGAAGACGGTGTTGAGGTAATCGGTTATACTCCTTGGGGAACCATCGACCTAGTCAGTGCCAGTACCGGAGAAATGAGTAAACGGTATGGATTCATCTATGTTGATTTGGATAATGATGGTCATGGCTCCTACAGACGAATCAAAAAGAAATCATTTGATTGGTATAAGAATGTGATCCGTACAAATGGGAAAGAACTTTAAAGATGGCTGCATGAAATAATCGTCAAATTTATGAATGCTGGGACAGGTATCTCTCGAGGATTCCTGTCCTGGTTTTTTTATATTCGAGTTTTTTGAAATATGGGCGGAATGCCTGAATCCAACTGCATGCACTTTCAGTATTTTAATTATGGATTCTTGGATATAATGAAGTGAAAATAAAATTGTTTAGGAGGAACTT harbors:
- a CDS encoding PTS transporter subunit EIIC, whose protein sequence is MSNQELAKKILNLVGGKENVDKLIHCATRLRFSLKDEFKAKTDELNDTEGVLKVVQGGGQYQVVIGNDVKDIYSELVPLLSKGDAQGYTEIDEETTAKKTLLSRVLDVFITVMVPMVGVMSAAGILKGLLALFTTAGWMITDSGTYRLLFTAADSIYYFLPIFISYTASKKFNMNTFTAMAIGASIVYPTVSQIMSQEPLYILFSDTIFATPVFIAFAGIPVLLMSYTTTIIPAILAILVGSKVEKQVDKVTPKLLKSFMVPFFTLTITVALTYLVIGPISVLLSQALGQMILYTYNINSTIVSALLGAFWLPMVLLGIHGAVVPIAFSNLFSMGYDVILPMIAGHSFAVAGIVLGIALRTKDTKLKSIGYSASISAFLVGVTEPALYGILLARKKFFVITCVLSGIAGGIMGATNSVLYQLSGQGIFAVPSFIKPGENGLPLGFVVNIAISIGAFVIGLVIAYTLFKDTEENKIEVRELSEING
- a CDS encoding nucleoside-triphosphatase, with amino-acid sequence MGQVTIITGEMDAGKTTELIRRYHELPGGTADGFASIKVFSKQGGFEGYDLKRLATGKTVPFIRLSRPAEVPSQQDSFIFDRFTFLREPLAAAEQVIRDSLSDSSIRTVLLDEIGPVELQGKGFCGALKVLLESDKELYLCVNRKNLDPVSSYFEIRDYSLVEANN
- the ascB gene encoding 6-phospho-beta-glucosidase, whose translation is MDNKFPDNFLWGAASSANQSEGGYKEGGKGLTLTDVFPNASSGRFEAMQHFDEALNKKFDYCPSHIATDFYHRYEEDIKLLNEMGVKVYRTSINWARIYPKGNEKIPNQEGLSFYRKVFETCHEYGIEPVITLNHFDTPLYLYEKYGGWSDRKLVDYFVRYAKTVMSEYKELVKYWLPFNEINMVAHIPLVGGLVNVHGKENPAQLIYDAAHNQLLANALTVKAAREINSAFRVGSMLAAGKYYANTCAPEDVLTGIYKDWMDYLFTDVQVFGKYPFYIKRYFKENKVTLNISKEDEEILMNNTVDFVALSYYSSRVVSGDTGNKDFGSGNVAKTLRNPYLETTSWGWQIDPIGLRIVLNELYDRYEKPLFVVENGLGATDELLDDDRVEDDYRIRFHQQHIAQMREAIEDGVEVIGYTPWGTIDLVSASTGEMSKRYGFIYVDLDNDGHGSYRRIKKKSFDWYKNVIRTNGKEL